A part of Saimiri boliviensis isolate mSaiBol1 chromosome 11, mSaiBol1.pri, whole genome shotgun sequence genomic DNA contains:
- the LOC141580373 gene encoding PRAME family member 20-like, protein MSIWTPPRLLELVGRKLLRDQALAVCTLEELPTELFPPLFIEAFSRRHCEALKAMVQAWPFPRLPLGSLMKTPCLETFQAVLHGLDALLTQGVRLRRRKLQVLDLRDVSENFWMVWSEAMARGYLPDATRKRKPAQDCSVMRGQQRLTVFVDLCLQNRTLDECLTCLFLWVKQREGLLHLCCKKLKVLGTPLHKVQSILNMVNPECIQEVEVNCRWRLPDLAEFTPYLGQMRNLHKLALSHVDVPCYFSPEQKEEFVTQFTSQFLKLHHLQKLYMNCVSFLEGHLAQLLSCLKTPLKTLAITNCVLSESDLRHLSQSPSISQLTTLDLSGISLANLSLVPLQLLLEKVAATLEYLDLDDCGIEDSQVNAILPALSRCFELTTFSFRGNPISMATLENLLSHTIRLNNLRLELYPAPRESYDASGALCRWRFAQLGAELMGRVKVLRQTKRVLFSTACCPHCGHRAYYDLEVNQCSG, encoded by the exons ATGAGCATCTGGACTCCACCCAGACTCCTGGAGCTGGTGGGACGGAAGCTGCTGAGGGACCAGGCCTTGGCCGTCTGCACCCTGGAGGAGCTGCCCACGGAACTTTTCCCCCCGCTGTTCATAGAGGCCTTCAGCAGGAGACACTGTGAGGCCCTGAAGGCGATGGTGCAGGCCTGGCCCTTCCCCCGCCTCCCTCTGGGGTCCCTGATGAAGACGCCTTGCCTGGAGACCTTCCAAGCTGTACTCCATGGACTTGATGCACTGCTGACCCAGGGGGTTCGTCTCAG AAGAAGGAaacttcaagtcctggatttacGGGATGTCAGTGAGAACTTCTGGATGGTGTGGTCTGAGGCCATGGCCCGCGGGTACTTACCAGATGCCACGAGGAAGAGAAAACCAGCTCAGGACTGTTCAGTGATGAGAGGACAGCAGCGCTTGACTGTGTTCGTAGACCTTTGCCTCCAGAACAGGACTCTGGATGAATGCCTcacctgcctctttctgtgggtcAAGCAGAGGGAAGGTTTACTACACCTGTGCTGTAAGAAGCTGAAAGTCTTGGGAACGCCCCTCCACAAAGTCCAAAGCATCCTGAATATGGTGAACCCAGAGtgtatccaggaggtggaagtgaaTTGCAGGTGGCGACTGCCCGACCTGGCAGAGTTTACCCCATACCTGGGCCAGATGAGGAATCTTCACAAGCTCGCTCTCTCCCACGTCGACGTCCCTTGCTACTTTTCCCCAGAGCAGAAGGAGGAGTTTGTTACCCAGTTCACCTCTCAGTTCCTCAAGCTGCACCACCTCCAAAAGCTGTATATGAACTGTGTTTCTTTCCTCGAAGGCCATCtggcccagctgctcag CTGTCTGAAGACCCCGTTAAAGACCCTCGCAATAACGAACTGTGTGCTTTCGGAATCGGACTTGAGGCATCTGTCCCAGTCCCCCAGCATCAGTCAACTAACGACCCTGGACCTGAGtggcatcagcctggccaatctgaGTCTTGTGCCTCTCCAACTCCTGCTAGAAAAAGTGGCAGCCACCCTGGAATACCTGGACTTAGATGACTGTGGGATCGAAGACTCCCAAGTCAATGCCATCCTGCCTGCCTTAAGCCGCTGCTTTGAGCTCACCACCTTCAGCTTTCGTGGAAATCCCATCTCCATGGCCACCCTGGAGAACCTGCTGTCCCACACAATCAGACTGAACAACTTACGCCTGGAGCTGTATCCCGCCCCACGGGAGAGTTATGATGCTTCTGGTGCTCTCTGCCGGTGGAGGTTTGCCCAACTGGGGGCTGAGCTGATGGGGAGAGTGAAGGTCTTGAGGCAGACCAAGAGGGTCTTGTTCTCTACCGCCTGCTGCCCTCACTGTGGCCACAGGGCATATTATGACCTGGAGGTAAATCAATGCAGCGGTTGA